The following coding sequences are from one Leguminivora glycinivorella isolate SPB_JAAS2020 chromosome 7, LegGlyc_1.1, whole genome shotgun sequence window:
- the LOC125228207 gene encoding LOW QUALITY PROTEIN: syntenin-1-like (The sequence of the model RefSeq protein was modified relative to this genomic sequence to represent the inferred CDS: inserted 1 base in 1 codon) → MSLYPSLEDMKVDTMVRAQMAQNHGPPPYIQNHPPVAAAPSAPAPTGHFYPSLGEYMGLEFSESVIAANMPEYQVQTVQSGGAVSNLIAPLSSQSVSLPKATVTNAIRQVVLCKDAEGKCGVRLHSVNSGVFVCYVAAGSPAALAGLRFGDQVLEINDVALAGLTMEKCHELLRKXPVNGITMAVRDRPFERTITLHKDSIGHVGFHFKDGKVVGLVKDSSAARNGMLTDHQLMEVNTVNVVGMKDKEISKVIDNSPSVVNITIIPHYIYKHMISKMSSSLFKEFDRTPAV, encoded by the exons ATGTCGCTGTACCCTTCACTGGAGGATATGAAGGTGGACACAATGGTGCGGGCCCAGATGGCCCAGAATCATGGTCCACCACCTTACATTCAGAACCACCCACCAGTGGCAGCCGCCCCATCCGCTCCTGCCCCAACTGGCCATTTCTACCCGTCTTTGGGAGAATACATGGGCCTGGAGTTCTCTGAAAGTGTCATAGCCGCGAACATGCCAGAATATCAAGTGCAAACC GTTCAGTCTGGAGGTGCTGTAAGCAATTTGATTGCTCCTCTGTCATCTCAGTCAGTGTCCCTACCGAAAGCTACTGTAACAAATGCCATAAGGCAAGTTGTTCTCTGCAAAGATGCAGAAGGAAAGTGTGGGGTTCGTCTGCATTCTGTCAACAGTGGTGTATTTGTGTGCTATGTTGCTGCAGGGAGTCCTGCAGCTCTGGCCGGGCTCAGGTTCGGAGACCAAGTGCTGGAAATCAATGATGTGGCACTTGCTGGCTTGACAATGGAAAAGTGCCACGAATTGTTGCGAA GCCCAGTTAATGGAATCACTATGGCAGTGCGAGACAG GCCTTTTGAGAGGACTATTACCCTACACAAAGACTCCATTGGACATGTGGGCTTCCACTTCAAGGATGGCAAGGTAGTCGGCCTAGTGAAGGATTCATCTGCTGCTCGTAACGGGATGCTGACCGACCATCAGCTAATGGAAGTGAACACAGTCAATGTTGTTGGAATGAAGGATAAAGAGATATCAAAAGTCATTGATAACAGTCCGTCTGTTGTAAACATAACAATTATTCCACACTATATTTACAAGCACATGATAAGCAA gATGTCTTCATCACTGTTCAAGGAGTTTGATCGTACACCGGCTGTctaa